One genomic window of Cricetulus griseus strain 17A/GY chromosome 3, alternate assembly CriGri-PICRH-1.0, whole genome shotgun sequence includes the following:
- the Poll gene encoding DNA polymerase lambda isoform X1, translated as MTRKVFWKFTFQPHPPPRSVSIGSHERQGSSSQPAFQAMNPQGILKAFPKRKKIHADPPSKALAKIPKQEVGEAGEWLSSLRAHIIPTGIGRARAELFEKQIIHHGGQICSAQAPGVTHIVVDENMDCERALRLLRLPQLPPSAQLVKSTWLSLCLQERRLIDTAGFSVCIPKSSLDQPQPNKADESTQEAVSRTTLSPSPPHTRAASPPAKAEKAPRIPAQLGSDDETSDEEGPQVSSADLEALISGHYPAPLEKDGGPDPVPEALEKWVCAQPSSQKATNYNQHITEKLEVLAKAYSVQGDKWRALGYAKAINALKSFHKPVSSYQEACGIPGIGKRMAEKIVEILESGHLRKLDHISDSVPVLELFSNIWGAGTKTAQMWYHQGFRNLEDIRSLDSLTTQQAIGLKHYDDFLERMPREEAADIEKTVRISAQAFNPGLLCVACGSYRRGKMTCGDVDVLITHPDGRSHQGIFSRLLDSLRQQGFLTDDLVSHEENGQQQKYLGVCRLPGPKQRHRRLDIIVVPYSEFACALLYFTGSAHFNRSMRALAKTKGMSLSEHALSAAVVRNSQGVKVGPGRVLPTPTEKDVFRLLGLPYREPAERDW; from the exons ATGACCCGGAAGGTATTCTGGAAATTTACTTTTCAACCCCACCCCCCTCCCCGATCCGTTTCCATTGGCTCCCATG AAAGGCAAGGATCCAGCAGCCAGCCAGCCTTCCAGGCAATGAACCCCCAGGGCATCTTGAAGGCTTTTCCCAAGCGAAAGAAAATTCATGCAGATCCACCATCAAAAGCACTTGCAAAGATTCCCAAACAGGAGGTGGGAGAAGCTGGAG AATGGCTGAGTTCCCTGAGGGCTCACATTATACCCACTGGCATTGGACGAGCCCGGGCAGAGCTCTTTGAGAAGCAGATTATCCATCATGGTGGCCAGATATGCTCTGCCCAGGCCCCAGGAGTCACTCACATTGTGGTAGATGAAAATATGGACTGTGAGCGAGCTCTCCGGCTCCTTAGACTGCCTCAGCTACCCCCCAGTGCTCAGCTGGTGAAGTCAACGTGGCTGAGCTTGTGCCTGCAGGAGAGACGGCTGATTGACACGGCTGGATTCAGTGTCTGCATCCCCAAGAG TTCCTTGGACCAACCACAGCCCAACAAGGCAGATGAAAGCACCCAGGAGGCTGTATCCAGGAcaactctctctccttcccctcctcacaCCAGAGCTGCATCTCCTCCTGCAAAGGCAGAAAAGGCACCAAGAATCCCAGCCCAG CTTGGCTCCGATGATGAAACCAGTGATGAGGAAGGGCCCCAGGTTAGCTCAGCAGATCTGGAAGCCTTGATCAGTGGGCACTACCCGGCTCCTCTTGAGAAAGATGGTGGGCCTGACCCAGTTCCAGAAGCCCTGGAGAAGTGGGTCTGTGCACAGCCCTCAAGCCAGAAGGCAACTAATTATAACCAGCACATCACAGAGAAGCTAGAGGTGCTGGCTAAAGCCTACAGTGTCCAGGGAGACAAGTGGAGGGCCCTGGGCTATGCCAAGGCCATCAATGCCCTTAAGAGCTTCCACAAGCCTGTCAGCTCCTACCAG GAGGCCTGCGGCATCCCAGGGATTGGCAAGCGGATGGCTGAGAAGATCGTGGAGATCCTAGAGAGTGGGCATCTTCGGAAGCTAGACCACATCAGTGACAGTGTGCCTGTCTTGGAGCTCTTCTCCAACATCTGGGGAGCTGGGACTAAGACTGCCCAGATGTGGTACCATCAG GGTTTCCGGAACCTAGAAGACATCAGAAGCCTGGATTCACTGACCACTCAGCAGGCCATTGGCTTGAAGCACTATGATGACTTCCTGGAGCGCATGCCCAGGGAGGAGGCTGCAGACATCGAAAAGACA GTCCGGATATCAGCCCAGGCCTTCAATCCTGGGCTGCTGTGTGTGGCCTGTGGCTCCTACCGAAGGGGAAAGATGACCTGTGGGGATGTCGATGTGCTCATCACTCACCCAGATGGCCGGTCCCACCAGGGCATCTTCAGCCGCCTCCTTGACAGCCTTCGGCAGCAAG GGTTCCTCACAGATGACTTGGTGAGCCATGAGGAGAATGGCCAGCAGCAGAAGTACTTGGGTGTGTGCCGGCTTCCAGGGCCCAAGCAGAGGCACCGGCGACTGGACATTATCGTCGTGCCCTACAGTGAATTTGCCTGTGCCCTGCTCTACTTCACTGGTTCTGCTCACTTCAACCGGTCCATGCGTGCTCTGGCCAAGACCAAGGGCATGAGCCTGTCGGAGCATGCCCTCAGCGCAGCTGTGGTCCGGAACAGCCAAGGTGTCAAGGTGGGGCCTGGTCGAGTGCTGCCCACTCCTACAGAGAAGGACGTCTTCAGGCTTTTAGGCCTGCCCTACCGAGAGCCGGCTGAGCGGGACTGGTGA
- the Poll gene encoding DNA polymerase lambda isoform X2 encodes MQIHHQKHLQRFPNRRWEKLEEACGIPGIGKRMAEKIVEILESGHLRKLDHISDSVPVLELFSNIWGAGTKTAQMWYHQGFRNLEDIRSLDSLTTQQAIGLKHYDDFLERMPREEAADIEKTVRISAQAFNPGLLCVACGSYRRGKMTCGDVDVLITHPDGRSHQGIFSRLLDSLRQQGFLTDDLVSHEENGQQQKYLGVCRLPGPKQRHRRLDIIVVPYSEFACALLYFTGSAHFNRSMRALAKTKGMSLSEHALSAAVVRNSQGVKVGPGRVLPTPTEKDVFRLLGLPYREPAERDW; translated from the exons ATGCAGATCCACCATCAAAAGCACTTGCAAAGATTCCCAAACAGGAGGTGGGAGAAGCTGGAG GAGGCCTGCGGCATCCCAGGGATTGGCAAGCGGATGGCTGAGAAGATCGTGGAGATCCTAGAGAGTGGGCATCTTCGGAAGCTAGACCACATCAGTGACAGTGTGCCTGTCTTGGAGCTCTTCTCCAACATCTGGGGAGCTGGGACTAAGACTGCCCAGATGTGGTACCATCAG GGTTTCCGGAACCTAGAAGACATCAGAAGCCTGGATTCACTGACCACTCAGCAGGCCATTGGCTTGAAGCACTATGATGACTTCCTGGAGCGCATGCCCAGGGAGGAGGCTGCAGACATCGAAAAGACA GTCCGGATATCAGCCCAGGCCTTCAATCCTGGGCTGCTGTGTGTGGCCTGTGGCTCCTACCGAAGGGGAAAGATGACCTGTGGGGATGTCGATGTGCTCATCACTCACCCAGATGGCCGGTCCCACCAGGGCATCTTCAGCCGCCTCCTTGACAGCCTTCGGCAGCAAG GGTTCCTCACAGATGACTTGGTGAGCCATGAGGAGAATGGCCAGCAGCAGAAGTACTTGGGTGTGTGCCGGCTTCCAGGGCCCAAGCAGAGGCACCGGCGACTGGACATTATCGTCGTGCCCTACAGTGAATTTGCCTGTGCCCTGCTCTACTTCACTGGTTCTGCTCACTTCAACCGGTCCATGCGTGCTCTGGCCAAGACCAAGGGCATGAGCCTGTCGGAGCATGCCCTCAGCGCAGCTGTGGTCCGGAACAGCCAAGGTGTCAAGGTGGGGCCTGGTCGAGTGCTGCCCACTCCTACAGAGAAGGACGTCTTCAGGCTTTTAGGCCTGCCCTACCGAGAGCCGGCTGAGCGGGACTGGTGA